The Sandaracinaceae bacterium genome has a window encoding:
- a CDS encoding NAD(P)-dependent oxidoreductase has translation MEIADRVVAISGAGGFIGRRVSALARRRGARVKGIDLDEAALRRAEADGVEARGGDVTDPAAAAWLAQGADVVVHTAAVVKEAGPMALFERVNVGGTRAIAEAAQAAGVERLVHLSSVMVYGFDFPDGVTEDGPFPTRETNPYVVTKLRSEGAAMASHGAMGVTIIRPGDVYGRGSVPWVDRPLGLMRRGLMILPDGGRGVLNHVHVDDLARAILDAVARDVVGGPINVCDGVRTTCAAYFGALAEAAGLPRPRTAPLAALRPLFATLEAAADALGREPPARVDALRYLLRPGVYSNARAREQLDWRPTVALADGLRASV, from the coding sequence GTGGAGATCGCGGACCGGGTCGTGGCGATCAGCGGCGCCGGAGGGTTCATCGGCCGGCGGGTCAGCGCTCTCGCGCGGCGACGCGGGGCCCGGGTCAAGGGGATCGACCTCGACGAAGCGGCCCTCCGGCGCGCGGAGGCGGACGGCGTGGAGGCGCGGGGCGGGGACGTGACCGATCCGGCCGCGGCGGCCTGGCTGGCGCAGGGGGCGGACGTCGTGGTGCACACCGCCGCCGTGGTCAAAGAGGCCGGCCCGATGGCGCTCTTCGAGCGGGTGAACGTCGGCGGGACGCGCGCGATCGCGGAGGCGGCGCAGGCTGCGGGCGTCGAGCGCCTCGTGCACCTCTCGTCCGTGATGGTCTACGGCTTCGACTTCCCCGACGGGGTGACCGAGGACGGCCCTTTCCCGACCCGGGAGACCAACCCCTACGTCGTGACCAAGCTCCGGAGCGAGGGCGCCGCGATGGCCTCGCACGGCGCGATGGGCGTGACGATCATCCGCCCCGGCGACGTGTACGGGAGAGGCTCCGTGCCCTGGGTCGACCGGCCGCTCGGCTTGATGCGGCGGGGCCTGATGATCCTCCCCGACGGGGGGCGCGGCGTCCTCAACCACGTGCACGTGGACGACCTGGCGCGGGCCATCCTCGACGCGGTGGCGCGCGACGTGGTCGGGGGGCCGATCAACGTCTGCGACGGGGTCCGGACGACGTGCGCCGCGTACTTCGGCGCGCTCGCGGAGGCGGCCGGGCTGCCGCGCCCTCGCACCGCGCCGCTCGCCGCGCTGCGCCCGCTCTTCGCGACCCTCGAGGCGGCCGCGGACGCGCTGGGCCGGGAGCCCCCCGCGCGCGTGGACGCGCTCCGCTACCTGCTCCGCCCGGGGGTCTACTCCAACGCGCGGGCGCGCGAGCAGCTCGACTGGCGCCCCACGGTGGCCCTCGCCGACGGCCTGCGCGCGAGCGTCTGA
- a CDS encoding FAD-dependent oxidoreductase, which translates to MKVAIVGGGVFGAAAALTLRERGVEVTLHEPGPIPHPHASSTDLSKVIRADYGADVFHTALMEQALPRWRRWNEALFARPLFHETGFAILRRGPLEAGTFEGDSHAVLTARGHALERLDAEAVARRLPLWAGAGFEDGYFNPSGGWAESGAVVAALLGAAEARGARLSLGRAVDDLDALDADRVVVAAGAWTPTLVPELAGLLRPVAQPVLAFAPRDPSPFRAPGFVPWAADISRTGWYGFPANADGLVKVAHHGRGLPRDPGERDVPADVEPRFRAFLRASLPALADAPLAEARLCFYCDSVDGDLWITRIPDHPRVVVASGGSGHGFKLAPLLGDWIADVALGGEAPARFRWREPEAPRYEDARFVPRRGRPDR; encoded by the coding sequence ATGAAGGTCGCGATCGTCGGCGGGGGCGTCTTCGGCGCGGCGGCCGCGCTCACGCTCCGCGAGCGCGGCGTCGAGGTCACCCTGCACGAGCCGGGGCCCATCCCGCATCCGCACGCGTCGTCGACGGATCTCAGCAAGGTGATCCGCGCGGACTACGGCGCCGACGTCTTCCACACCGCGCTCATGGAGCAGGCGTTGCCGCGCTGGCGGCGGTGGAACGAGGCGCTGTTCGCGCGGCCGCTGTTTCACGAGACGGGCTTCGCGATCTTGCGGCGCGGGCCGCTCGAGGCGGGCACGTTCGAAGGAGACAGTCACGCCGTCCTGACCGCGCGCGGGCACGCGCTCGAGCGGCTCGACGCCGAGGCGGTCGCCCGCCGGCTGCCGCTCTGGGCCGGCGCCGGCTTCGAGGACGGCTACTTCAACCCCTCGGGCGGCTGGGCCGAGAGCGGCGCGGTGGTCGCGGCGCTGCTCGGAGCGGCCGAGGCGCGGGGGGCGCGGCTCTCGCTCGGACGCGCCGTCGACGACCTCGACGCGCTCGACGCCGATCGCGTGGTGGTGGCGGCCGGCGCGTGGACGCCGACGCTCGTGCCGGAGCTCGCCGGGCTTCTGCGGCCGGTCGCTCAGCCCGTGCTCGCGTTCGCGCCGCGCGATCCTTCGCCCTTCCGCGCGCCCGGGTTCGTCCCCTGGGCCGCCGACATCTCGCGGACCGGCTGGTACGGCTTTCCCGCGAACGCCGACGGCCTCGTGAAGGTGGCGCACCACGGCCGCGGCCTGCCGCGCGACCCCGGCGAGCGCGACGTGCCCGCGGACGTCGAGCCGCGCTTCCGCGCCTTCCTGCGCGCGTCGCTGCCCGCGCTCGCCGACGCCCCGCTCGCCGAGGCCCGCCTCTGCTTCTACTGCGACAGCGTGGACGGGGATCTCTGGATCACGCGGATCCCCGACCACCCGCGCGTCGTGGTCGCGAGCGGCGGGAGCGGGCACGGCTTCAAGCTCGCGCCGCTCCTCGGGGACTGGATCGCCGACGTCGCGCTCGGCGGCGAGGCGCCCGCCCGCTTCCGCTGGAGAGAGCCCGAGGCGCCGCGCTACGAGGACGCGCGCTTCGTGCCCCGCCGCGGTCGCCCGGACCGTTGA
- a CDS encoding HD domain-containing protein — MTDDARARALEAIDQDPVLRALLERVRPLLADDDPGHDLEHCLRVAGWTLRCGADPREGVAAALLHDVVNLPKNDPRRKEASALSATKARELLGALDLAADAIERIADAVEDHSYSRGATPRSPLGEALQDADRLEAVGALGLFRTVSTGTRMGARYFDSSDPWATHRPYDDLRFTVDHFFTKLLRLPATFHTDVGRREAERRVAFMRVFLEQLGAELGRPSPDGAPSET; from the coding sequence ATGACTGACGACGCCCGCGCTCGCGCCCTCGAGGCCATCGACCAGGACCCCGTGCTCCGCGCGCTGCTCGAGCGCGTGCGCCCACTGCTCGCGGACGACGACCCGGGGCACGACCTCGAGCACTGCCTGCGGGTGGCGGGCTGGACGCTCCGCTGCGGCGCCGACCCGCGGGAGGGCGTCGCCGCCGCGCTCCTGCACGACGTGGTCAACCTCCCGAAGAACGATCCGCGCCGCAAGGAGGCCTCCGCGCTCAGCGCGACCAAGGCCCGCGAGCTCCTCGGGGCCCTCGATCTCGCGGCCGACGCCATCGAGCGCATCGCCGACGCGGTGGAGGACCACTCCTACAGCCGCGGCGCGACCCCACGCAGCCCCCTCGGCGAGGCGCTCCAGGACGCCGACCGGCTCGAGGCGGTGGGCGCGCTCGGGCTCTTCCGCACCGTCTCGACCGGCACCCGCATGGGCGCGCGCTACTTCGACTCGAGCGATCCCTGGGCGACGCACAGGCCGTACGACGACTTGCGGTTCACGGTGGACCACTTCTTCACCAAGCTGCTGCGCTTGCCCGCCACCTTCCACACCGACGTCGGCCGCCGCGAGGCCGAGCGGCGCGTCGCCTTCATGCGCGTCTTCCTGGAGCAGCTCGGCGCGGAGCTCGGCCGCCCCTCGCCCGACGGCGCGCCGTCCGAGACGTGA
- a CDS encoding FAD-binding protein gives MEGLLDALRRDATDALVGRAMQWLEDDPEGFGRAVREHVARERAAAAPDIVIPPTWRNITGNQAESPSSLTAATSLQDLVDAVTQAADGEQVRAVGSGYSFSDITLAPGHMITTAGMNRVLDLEPSVLKSPPTDLFRFEGGITIEALNQALADAGLALINMGGDDGQSFAGAMSTSTHGSGVTLGAFPSMVRSLDLVAGDGSVHRVEPADGITDPAKFAAAHPTVALHQDDAWFRTVTCAMGCAGLVHSVYLEVMPAYDLVETRVATTWSEMKAKLQDVDAQGIPKLLTQHRHVEIDLNPYPESGGDHFAILVTRDITELPPGGGTGHRNYLTAILSAIPGIETVLVDFLNLFSCLIPALTTNAMKSLEDSDYVDVSYEVLNLGAPNDLSAYGLEVALPMDEIVTAVETIFAQAAAGREKGLWQTAPIALRFVAPAEAYLSPQVGRPTCMIECDTLNGTTDGWTLLGQYERAVIDATSARVHWGLENDVLTPADVTSMYPELTAWRSVVAAIDVGGHFQGPFTARVGLD, from the coding sequence ATGGAAGGACTCTTGGACGCGCTCCGGCGTGACGCGACCGACGCGCTGGTGGGGCGCGCGATGCAGTGGCTCGAGGACGACCCGGAGGGGTTCGGGCGCGCGGTGCGCGAGCACGTCGCGCGGGAGCGGGCGGCCGCCGCGCCCGACATCGTGATCCCACCGACGTGGCGCAACATCACGGGCAACCAGGCGGAGAGCCCGTCGTCGCTCACCGCGGCCACCTCGCTCCAGGATCTCGTCGACGCCGTGACCCAGGCCGCAGACGGCGAGCAGGTCCGCGCGGTCGGCTCGGGCTACAGCTTCTCCGACATCACGCTCGCGCCCGGTCACATGATCACCACGGCGGGCATGAACCGGGTGCTCGACCTGGAGCCGTCCGTGCTGAAGAGCCCGCCGACGGACCTCTTCCGGTTCGAGGGCGGCATCACGATCGAGGCGCTCAACCAGGCGCTCGCCGACGCGGGGCTCGCGCTCATCAACATGGGCGGCGACGACGGGCAGAGCTTCGCGGGCGCGATGTCCACCAGCACCCACGGCTCCGGCGTCACGCTCGGCGCGTTCCCCAGCATGGTCCGCTCGCTGGACCTCGTGGCGGGCGACGGCTCCGTGCACCGGGTCGAGCCCGCGGACGGCATCACCGATCCGGCGAAGTTCGCGGCCGCGCACCCCACGGTGGCCCTGCACCAGGACGACGCCTGGTTCCGCACCGTCACCTGCGCGATGGGCTGCGCGGGGCTGGTGCACAGCGTCTACCTCGAGGTCATGCCGGCGTACGATCTCGTGGAGACGCGGGTCGCGACCACCTGGAGCGAGATGAAGGCGAAGCTCCAGGACGTCGACGCGCAGGGCATCCCGAAGCTCCTCACCCAGCACCGCCACGTGGAGATCGACCTCAACCCGTACCCCGAGTCGGGCGGCGACCACTTCGCGATCCTCGTGACGCGGGACATCACCGAGCTGCCGCCCGGCGGCGGCACGGGCCACCGCAACTACCTGACCGCGATCCTCTCGGCCATCCCCGGCATCGAGACGGTGCTCGTGGACTTCTTGAACCTGTTCTCGTGCCTGATCCCGGCCCTCACGACGAACGCGATGAAGTCGCTCGAGGACTCGGACTACGTCGACGTCAGCTACGAGGTGCTGAACCTCGGCGCGCCCAACGACCTGAGCGCGTACGGTCTCGAGGTGGCGTTGCCGATGGACGAGATCGTCACCGCGGTGGAGACGATCTTCGCGCAGGCGGCGGCGGGCCGCGAGAAGGGGCTCTGGCAGACCGCGCCCATCGCGCTCCGCTTCGTCGCTCCCGCCGAGGCCTACCTCTCACCCCAGGTCGGTCGCCCGACGTGCATGATCGAGTGCGACACGCTCAACGGCACCACCGACGGCTGGACCCTCCTCGGGCAGTACGAGCGCGCGGTCATCGACGCCACCTCGGCGCGGGTCCACTGGGGGCTCGAGAACGATGTATTGACGCCCGCGGACGTCACCTCGATGTACCCCGAGCTCACCGCGTGGAGGTCGGTCGTCGCGGCGATCGACGTGGGCGGCCACTTCCAGGGCCCGTTCACCGCGCGCGTGGGTCTGGACTGA
- a CDS encoding aminotransferase class I/II-fold pyridoxal phosphate-dependent enzyme — protein MDDRPESARSNTPRFDTAAVHAGDAPDPSTGALDPPVVLSSAYAFEDAADAAGQFDGTRPGHIYSRWRNPTVRALELKIAALEQAEDCVALASGMAAVHAALIANLNAGEHVVAAESLYAETGRLLRGTLARFGVETTFVDATDPAKIEAALRPDTRVVYLETPANPTLAITDVSEVARRCPRATVIVDSTFATPYHQRLLGRGAHLVVHSATKGLCGHGDAVGGAVVGDAARILRVREEGVRTAGGALSPMNAMLLSRGARTLGVRMQRASESAAELARRLREDARVARVHYPGLADHPGHAVAKAQMRNGFGALLAFEVAGGREAGARCYDAVQVISRAVSLGDVRSLMTHAASTTHASWTDAQRAQAGIADGLMRLSVGIEDVEDLWADLDAALG, from the coding sequence ATGGACGACCGCCCCGAGAGCGCACGCTCGAACACGCCACGCTTCGACACGGCCGCGGTCCACGCCGGCGACGCGCCCGACCCGAGCACCGGGGCCCTCGACCCGCCCGTGGTGCTCTCGAGCGCCTACGCCTTCGAGGACGCCGCGGACGCGGCCGGCCAGTTCGACGGCACTCGCCCGGGCCACATCTACTCCCGCTGGCGCAACCCCACCGTGCGCGCGCTCGAGCTGAAGATCGCCGCGCTCGAGCAGGCCGAGGACTGCGTCGCGCTCGCGAGCGGCATGGCCGCGGTGCACGCCGCCCTCATCGCCAACCTGAACGCGGGGGAGCACGTCGTCGCGGCCGAGAGCCTGTACGCGGAGACCGGCCGGCTCCTCCGCGGCACCCTCGCGCGCTTCGGGGTCGAGACCACCTTCGTCGACGCCACCGACCCCGCGAAGATCGAGGCCGCGCTGCGCCCCGACACGCGCGTGGTCTACCTCGAGACCCCCGCCAACCCGACCCTGGCCATCACCGACGTGTCGGAGGTCGCGCGCCGCTGTCCCCGGGCCACCGTCATCGTCGACTCCACCTTCGCCACGCCCTATCACCAGCGCTTGCTCGGCCGCGGCGCGCACCTCGTCGTGCACTCCGCCACCAAGGGCCTCTGCGGCCACGGCGACGCGGTCGGCGGCGCGGTGGTCGGCGACGCGGCCCGCATCCTCCGGGTGCGCGAGGAGGGGGTGCGCACGGCGGGCGGCGCGCTCTCGCCGATGAACGCGATGCTGCTCTCGCGCGGCGCGCGGACCCTGGGCGTGCGCATGCAGCGGGCGTCCGAGAGCGCGGCCGAGCTGGCGCGGCGCCTTCGCGAAGACGCCCGCGTGGCGCGCGTGCACTACCCGGGCCTGGCGGATCATCCGGGACACGCCGTCGCGAAGGCGCAGATGCGGAACGGCTTCGGCGCGCTGCTCGCCTTCGAGGTCGCGGGCGGGCGCGAGGCCGGCGCGCGCTGCTACGACGCGGTGCAGGTGATCAGCCGCGCCGTCAGCCTGGGGGACGTGCGCAGCCTGATGACGCACGCGGCCAGCACAACGCACGCCTCGTGGACGGATGCGCAGCGGGCGCAGGCGGGGATCGCCGACGGTCTGATGCGCCTGAGCGTCGGCATCGAGGACGTCGAGGACCTCTGGGCGGACCTCGACGCGGCGCTCGGGTGA
- a CDS encoding MBL fold metallo-hydrolase, with the protein MEIHFLGAAETVTGSMHLVKTPKANVLLECGLFQGRRGESREKNERLPFRAREVDVCVLSHAHIDHCGLLPMLRKSGFRGRIYCTPATRDLCAAMLEDSAMIQAHDAAYLNRKIERQQLDSDPIEPLYDLDDVVGTLGQMVGVPYHQRTEIAPGVELTFFDAGHVLGSAVVALDVDDVGEQRRVVFTGDLGRSHMPILRDPEVPSGASFLITESTYGNRLHDPIERMDDELAETLNKTLDRGGKVIIPSFALERAQEVIYALKRLKREGRMPEVPVYVDSPLTVKVTDIFKAHPDCYDAEARRELAGAESPFEFEGLTYVQSVEESKRITSSSDPCVVISASGMCESGRILHHLKAGIGSPDNTVMIVGWQAQHTLGRRLVEGRMRVRIFGVERERRCDVKVLNGFSAHADRDGLVAFAEAVRDAGPLRRVALVHGDPEPQKALKEALEERGFPDVRIPAFRDAIRV; encoded by the coding sequence ATGGAGATTCACTTCCTGGGCGCGGCGGAGACGGTCACGGGGTCGATGCACCTCGTGAAGACGCCGAAGGCGAACGTGCTGCTCGAGTGCGGGCTCTTCCAGGGGCGCCGCGGCGAGTCGCGCGAGAAGAACGAGCGCCTGCCGTTCCGCGCCCGCGAGGTCGACGTGTGCGTCCTGAGCCACGCGCACATCGACCACTGCGGGCTGCTCCCGATGCTGCGCAAGAGCGGGTTCCGCGGGCGGATCTACTGCACGCCCGCCACCCGGGACCTCTGCGCCGCGATGCTCGAGGACTCGGCGATGATCCAGGCGCACGACGCCGCCTACCTGAACCGCAAGATCGAGCGGCAGCAGCTCGACAGCGATCCCATCGAGCCTCTGTACGACCTCGACGACGTCGTCGGCACGCTCGGACAGATGGTCGGCGTGCCGTATCACCAGCGCACCGAGATCGCGCCCGGCGTGGAGCTGACCTTCTTCGACGCGGGGCACGTGCTCGGGAGCGCAGTGGTGGCGCTCGACGTCGACGACGTGGGCGAGCAGCGACGGGTGGTCTTCACCGGCGACCTGGGGCGCTCGCACATGCCCATCCTGCGTGACCCCGAGGTGCCGAGCGGCGCGAGCTTCCTCATCACGGAGAGCACCTACGGCAATCGGCTGCACGACCCGATCGAGCGCATGGACGACGAGCTGGCCGAGACGCTGAACAAGACGCTCGACCGCGGGGGCAAGGTGATCATTCCGTCCTTCGCCCTCGAGCGCGCGCAGGAGGTGATCTACGCGCTCAAGCGCCTGAAGCGGGAAGGGCGCATGCCGGAGGTGCCGGTCTACGTCGACTCACCGCTGACCGTGAAGGTGACCGACATCTTCAAGGCGCACCCCGACTGCTACGACGCCGAGGCGCGGCGTGAGCTGGCCGGCGCCGAGTCGCCGTTCGAGTTCGAGGGGCTGACGTACGTGCAGTCGGTCGAGGAGTCCAAGCGCATCACGTCCTCGAGCGATCCGTGTGTGGTGATCAGCGCGAGCGGCATGTGCGAGAGCGGCCGGATCCTGCACCACCTCAAGGCGGGCATCGGCTCGCCCGACAACACCGTGATGATCGTCGGCTGGCAGGCGCAGCACACGCTCGGGCGGCGTCTCGTCGAGGGCCGGATGCGGGTGCGCATCTTCGGCGTGGAGCGAGAGCGGCGGTGCGATGTGAAGGTCCTCAACGGCTTCTCTGCCCACGCCGACCGGGACGGGCTGGTGGCCTTCGCCGAGGCCGTGCGCGACGCGGGCCCGCTCCGCCGCGTGGCGCTCGTGCACGGCGACCCCGAGCCGCAGAAGGCGCTCAAAGAGGCGCTCGAGGAGCGCGGCTTCCCCGACGTGCGCATCCCCGCCTTCCGCGACGCGATCCGCGTGTGA
- a CDS encoding MXAN_6577-like cysteine-rich protein: MRYPWKTLVSLALGGALCVGCGGESPEADAGVLDGGPGCAPSEAVCGADCVDLQSDPANCGSCATACGAGEVCAGGSCEVSCGPGTTDCEGACVDTANDPANCGGCGTTCASGEVCSMGTCGVTCLGGATLCDASCVDTANDPANCGGCGVACASGEVCSMGTCGVTCLGGATLCDASCVDTANDPANCGGCGTTCASGEVCSLGMCGVTCLGGATLCGSSCVDTANDPANCGGCGTACASGEVCSMGTCGVTCLGGATLCGSSCVDTVNDATNCGGCGVTCAAGESCVSGSCGVRCAGGSMLCGSSCVDTANDAANCGGCGVACASGEVCSMGTCGLTCLGGTTMCGAECVDVDHDPSHCGACGAACGPREACVAATCTPLASTCDGFVAPDGTTVPGWTERTGDFLIDTERLYSNASGPAYANHVTMDGTVQADGCATMDTSYGSGTSLRSLGIVLRWAAADRYVVALIQDNSSSGTFNSMWIYEYRPGLTHLAGPGTGVSLGTNPIIRASVTGTTVLLEVDVDRDGTYDETLTGTTSITAPGLTGAMSLAFGTPGYIEEFCPSCP, translated from the coding sequence ATGCGCTATCCCTGGAAAACTCTCGTATCTCTGGCCCTCGGCGGCGCCCTCTGCGTAGGTTGCGGTGGCGAATCGCCCGAGGCCGACGCGGGGGTTCTCGATGGGGGCCCCGGCTGCGCGCCATCCGAAGCCGTCTGCGGCGCGGACTGCGTCGACCTGCAGAGTGACCCGGCGAACTGCGGGAGCTGCGCGACGGCTTGCGGCGCCGGAGAGGTGTGCGCGGGGGGGAGCTGCGAGGTCAGCTGTGGGCCCGGCACGACGGACTGTGAGGGCGCCTGCGTGGACACGGCGAACGACCCTGCGAACTGCGGCGGCTGTGGGACGACGTGCGCGTCGGGCGAGGTCTGCTCGATGGGCACGTGCGGGGTGACGTGCCTCGGGGGCGCGACGCTGTGCGACGCGAGCTGCGTGGACACGGCGAACGACCCGGCGAACTGCGGCGGGTGCGGGGTGGCGTGCGCGTCGGGCGAGGTCTGCTCGATGGGCACGTGCGGAGTGACGTGCCTCGGCGGCGCCACGCTGTGCGACGCGAGCTGCGTGGACACGGCGAACGACCCGGCGAACTGCGGCGGTTGCGGGACGACGTGCGCGTCGGGCGAGGTGTGCTCGCTCGGGATGTGCGGGGTGACGTGCCTGGGAGGCGCGACGCTCTGCGGATCGAGCTGCGTGGACACGGCGAACGATCCGGCGAACTGCGGCGGGTGCGGGACGGCGTGCGCGTCGGGCGAGGTGTGCTCGATGGGGACGTGCGGGGTGACGTGCCTGGGCGGCGCCACGCTCTGCGGATCGAGCTGCGTGGACACCGTGAACGACGCCACGAACTGCGGCGGGTGCGGCGTGACGTGCGCGGCCGGAGAGTCGTGCGTGTCGGGCAGCTGCGGAGTGCGCTGCGCCGGAGGCTCGATGCTCTGTGGGTCGAGCTGCGTGGACACGGCGAACGACGCTGCGAACTGCGGCGGGTGCGGGGTGGCGTGCGCTTCGGGTGAGGTCTGCTCGATGGGCACGTGCGGCCTGACGTGCCTGGGAGGCACGACGATGTGCGGCGCCGAGTGTGTCGACGTCGACCACGACCCGTCTCACTGCGGCGCGTGTGGCGCCGCGTGCGGGCCGCGCGAGGCGTGCGTCGCGGCGACCTGTACGCCGCTCGCCTCGACCTGCGACGGGTTCGTGGCGCCGGACGGCACGACCGTGCCTGGATGGACCGAGCGCACCGGCGACTTCCTCATCGACACCGAGCGCCTCTACAGCAATGCGTCCGGCCCGGCGTACGCGAACCACGTCACGATGGACGGCACCGTGCAGGCGGACGGCTGCGCGACGATGGACACGAGCTACGGGAGCGGGACCTCGCTTCGCTCGCTCGGCATCGTGCTCCGCTGGGCGGCGGCCGACCGCTACGTGGTCGCGTTGATCCAGGACAACTCGAGCTCCGGCACGTTCAACTCGATGTGGATCTACGAGTACCGCCCCGGACTGACGCACCTGGCGGGCCCCGGCACCGGGGTCTCCCTCGGGACGAACCCGATCATCCGGGCGAGCGTCACGGGCACGACCGTGCTGCTCGAGGTCGATGTGGACCGGGACGGCACCTACGATGAGACGCTGACCGGCACCACGAGCATCACCGCGCCCGGGCTGACGGGGGCCATGAGCCTGGCCTTCGGCACTCCGGGCTACATCGAGGAGTTCTGTCCCAGCTGCCCCTGA
- a CDS encoding ABC transporter substrate-binding protein: MTALRIATLVPSATDLVAALGLADALVGVSHECDHPAAEGLPVLTASHLGTAPSRDPAEIDRAVSAAVAEGTPLYATDLEALTALAPDLVLAQDVCDVCAVNGASLRGRLPDGAHLLRLGATSLAGLERDLSAIGRATDRAAHAERVISELREALEGVKEAVANAPLRRVLGLEWGDPPFSAGHWVPELITIAGGRDVLAAPGGASRRVTGALPEAELMVFTPCGYTTDEAAAELRRLHAEGKPVGRAAARQPSWALDAVRLLSRLTPASATGAARALAGVLHPERVGPPSPADAVLVELA, encoded by the coding sequence GTGACCGCTCTCCGCATCGCCACCCTGGTGCCGTCCGCCACCGATCTCGTCGCGGCGCTCGGTCTCGCCGACGCCCTGGTCGGCGTCTCGCACGAGTGCGATCACCCGGCCGCGGAGGGGCTCCCGGTGCTCACCGCCAGCCACCTCGGCACGGCGCCGTCGCGCGATCCAGCCGAGATCGACCGCGCGGTCTCGGCCGCAGTGGCGGAGGGCACGCCGCTCTACGCGACGGACCTCGAGGCGCTGACCGCGCTGGCCCCCGACCTCGTGCTCGCGCAGGACGTGTGTGACGTGTGCGCGGTGAACGGGGCGTCGCTCCGGGGGCGGCTGCCGGACGGCGCGCACCTGCTGCGGCTGGGCGCCACCAGCCTGGCCGGGCTCGAGCGCGACCTCTCCGCCATCGGCCGGGCGACCGACCGCGCCGCGCACGCGGAGCGCGTGATCTCGGAGCTGCGCGAGGCGCTCGAGGGGGTGAAGGAGGCGGTGGCGAACGCCCCGCTGCGGCGCGTGCTGGGGCTCGAGTGGGGCGACCCGCCGTTCTCGGCCGGGCACTGGGTGCCCGAGCTGATCACCATCGCGGGTGGGCGCGACGTGCTCGCAGCCCCTGGAGGAGCATCTCGACGCGTGACCGGCGCGCTCCCGGAGGCCGAGCTGATGGTCTTCACGCCCTGCGGCTACACGACCGATGAGGCGGCGGCCGAGCTCCGGCGCCTCCACGCGGAGGGCAAGCCGGTGGGGCGCGCGGCCGCGCGGCAGCCCTCGTGGGCGCTCGACGCGGTGCGGCTGCTGTCGCGGTTGACGCCGGCGTCGGCGACCGGGGCGGCGCGCGCGCTGGCCGGGGTCCTGCACCCCGAGCGGGTGGGGCCGCCCTCCCCCGCGGACGCGGTGCTGGTGGAGCTGGCGTGA
- a CDS encoding lysoplasmalogenase: MPWLLMTALVCGLLYAHHRERRAWVWVLKPAAALTFLGAALFWGALSSDYGRVIFAGLVLAAGGDVLLIPRERRLVFLAGIFSFLLGHVGYAIAFGVRGVDALWAGAAFAGLALPAAAALHWLWPHVSPKMKGPVVLYVLVITVMVALAVGAVREAFDWRILAGAVGFYLSDLAVARDRFVKRAMLNRLWGTPLYFFSQLLLAWSAT, from the coding sequence GTGCCGTGGCTGCTGATGACCGCGCTCGTCTGCGGGCTCCTCTACGCTCACCACCGCGAGCGCCGCGCGTGGGTGTGGGTGCTCAAGCCCGCGGCCGCCCTCACCTTCCTCGGCGCCGCGCTCTTCTGGGGCGCCCTCTCGAGCGACTACGGGCGGGTGATCTTCGCGGGGCTCGTGCTCGCGGCCGGCGGCGACGTCCTGCTCATCCCGCGCGAGCGGCGGCTCGTCTTCCTCGCCGGGATCTTCTCGTTCCTGCTCGGGCACGTCGGCTACGCCATCGCGTTCGGGGTGCGCGGCGTCGACGCGCTCTGGGCTGGCGCCGCCTTCGCGGGGCTCGCGCTCCCGGCCGCGGCCGCCCTGCACTGGCTCTGGCCTCACGTGTCCCCGAAGATGAAGGGCCCCGTGGTGCTCTACGTGCTCGTGATCACGGTGATGGTCGCGCTCGCCGTGGGGGCGGTGCGAGAGGCCTTCGACTGGCGCATCCTCGCGGGCGCCGTCGGCTTCTACCTCTCGGACCTCGCGGTGGCGCGCGACCGTTTCGTGAAGCGCGCGATGCTCAACCGACTCTGGGGCACGCCCCTCTACTTCTTCTCGCAGCTCCTCCTCGCATGGTCTGCGACATGA
- a CDS encoding NAD(P)H-dependent oxidoreductase subunit E: MTGPLFFETRAHLMVCTGKRCRERGSAALFERLWSAMEREGLAYYARGGAVRLTESGCLGACSHGPNATCYFAASDFAASDDAGRPKLGQAWYAGMDGPRLLELARALNEGAELPARGRYDR, translated from the coding sequence GTGACCGGGCCCCTCTTCTTCGAGACGCGCGCGCACCTGATGGTCTGCACCGGGAAGCGCTGCCGGGAGCGCGGGAGCGCGGCCCTCTTCGAGCGGCTCTGGTCGGCGATGGAGCGCGAGGGGCTCGCGTACTACGCGCGCGGCGGCGCGGTCCGCCTGACCGAGTCGGGCTGCCTGGGCGCGTGCAGTCATGGCCCGAACGCGACCTGCTACTTCGCAGCCAGCGACTTCGCGGCGAGCGACGACGCGGGCCGCCCGAAGCTGGGTCAAGCCTGGTACGCGGGCATGGACGGGCCGCGCCTGCTCGAGCTCGCGCGCGCGCTGAACGAGGGCGCGGAGCTGCCCGCGCGAGGGCGCTACGACCGATGA